A stretch of the Streptomyces sp. NBC_00654 genome encodes the following:
- a CDS encoding SDR family oxidoreductase, translating to MSELPILVTGATGKSGRRVVGQLRTKGLSVRAAARNGEHIFDWTDSGTWDAALEGVQSIYIVQLDGTKLVRPFIERAVQHGVRRIVLASGRGIDNPDYAKDSSGVFEGIVDSEAAVRDSGLEWTISRPGWFAQNFSEGFFADAVRAGELRLPGGDGAASFVDAEDIAAVVVAALTEDRHAGQIYELSGPRAVTLAEASATISEATGRKIRYVPLSVEGYVAELVQQGLPPTDAQAFADVIEPLREGTDEYVSDGVQRALGRSPRTFAEFAKSTADRGGWPG from the coding sequence ATGTCTGAACTTCCGATTCTTGTCACCGGGGCAACCGGTAAGTCTGGCCGTCGAGTTGTCGGCCAACTGCGGACCAAGGGGCTGTCTGTTCGCGCGGCGGCCCGGAACGGCGAGCACATCTTCGACTGGACCGACAGCGGCACCTGGGATGCCGCTCTGGAGGGCGTGCAGTCCATCTACATCGTGCAGTTGGACGGCACGAAGCTCGTTCGCCCGTTCATCGAGCGGGCGGTGCAGCATGGGGTGCGGCGGATCGTGCTGGCCTCGGGGCGCGGAATCGACAATCCGGACTACGCGAAGGACAGCAGCGGTGTCTTTGAGGGCATCGTCGACAGCGAGGCCGCCGTACGGGACAGCGGTCTGGAGTGGACGATCAGCAGGCCCGGCTGGTTCGCGCAGAACTTCAGCGAGGGCTTCTTCGCTGATGCCGTCCGCGCCGGTGAGCTGCGGCTACCGGGCGGCGATGGGGCTGCCAGCTTCGTCGATGCAGAGGACATCGCCGCGGTGGTGGTCGCCGCGCTGACCGAGGACCGGCACGCGGGCCAGATCTATGAGTTGTCCGGACCCCGGGCGGTGACGCTGGCCGAGGCGTCCGCCACGATCTCCGAGGCCACCGGCCGGAAAATCCGCTACGTGCCGCTCTCCGTCGAGGGCTACGTCGCGGAACTCGTGCAGCAGGGACTGCCGCCCACGGACGCCCAAGCCTTCGCGGACGTCATTGAGCCACTCAGGGAGGGTACGGACGAGTACGTCTCCGACGGCGTGCAGCGTGCCCTTGGCCGCTCGCCTCGGACCTTTGCCGAATTCGCCAAGTCCACTGCCGACAGGGGTGGTTGGCCGGGCTGA
- a CDS encoding spore-associated protein A, which produces MLSRRTLAGLSAPLLTLAMLAGLPGTASASTAASPNVAYNGKCGSGYNVVNWKDTQFGRGTVYVTWSPTAQKNCVVAIRATQDGSIYELGAWVGYSGQPWYDHDFGMYEYYAGPVYLPGAAGRCIDWRGEIGATYASGEGTNCG; this is translated from the coding sequence ATGCTGTCACGAAGAACGCTCGCTGGACTGTCCGCTCCTCTTCTGACGCTCGCCATGCTTGCAGGGCTCCCGGGTACGGCAAGCGCAAGTACCGCCGCCTCTCCCAACGTTGCCTACAACGGGAAATGCGGCTCGGGCTACAACGTGGTGAACTGGAAAGACACGCAGTTCGGCCGGGGAACCGTGTACGTGACGTGGAGTCCCACCGCGCAGAAGAACTGCGTTGTCGCCATCAGGGCGACACAGGACGGCTCCATATATGAGCTGGGGGCCTGGGTGGGCTACTCGGGACAACCCTGGTACGACCACGACTTCGGGATGTACGAGTACTACGCGGGCCCCGTCTATCTCCCGGGTGCCGCGGGCAGGTGCATCGACTGGCGAGGGGAAATCGGCGCGACGTATGCCTCTGGAGAAGGCACGAACTGCGGATGA
- a CDS encoding AraC family transcriptional regulator, whose protein sequence is MDAVSELLAEVRARGAIFRQTTMRPPWALRMASGAPLTLATMVRGRAWIVPDQHEPVPIGVGDIAVIRGDVPYTVADDPATRPSLVVTSTDYCPRAEGVEHASGPARSCGTPAEGAAVLVSGAFERRGELSERLLHALPAVLVVPAGGSPYLSVEMLAEEVTRERPGQDLVLDRLLDLMLVSALRSWFDNPDADAPAWCRALDDPVVGTALRLLHDTPARPWTVADLAAKVGVSRAALARRFTALVGAPPMAYLADWRITLAADLLRETDDTVGTIARKVGYANAFALSVAFKRLRGTRPSDHRSSETTQWRVG, encoded by the coding sequence ATGGACGCCGTGTCGGAGCTGTTGGCAGAAGTACGGGCGCGCGGCGCCATCTTCCGGCAGACGACCATGCGACCGCCCTGGGCGCTGCGGATGGCCAGTGGTGCCCCGCTGACGCTGGCCACGATGGTGCGCGGCCGGGCCTGGATCGTTCCCGACCAGCACGAGCCGGTGCCCATCGGCGTCGGCGACATCGCCGTCATCCGCGGCGACGTGCCCTACACGGTGGCCGACGACCCCGCGACCAGACCCTCGCTGGTGGTGACCAGTACCGACTACTGCCCAAGGGCCGAGGGCGTCGAGCACGCCTCCGGGCCGGCCCGGAGCTGCGGAACACCGGCCGAGGGGGCTGCCGTGCTGGTCAGCGGGGCTTTTGAGCGCAGGGGAGAGCTCAGCGAACGACTGCTGCATGCCCTGCCCGCCGTGCTGGTGGTGCCGGCCGGGGGCAGCCCCTACCTGTCGGTGGAGATGCTGGCCGAGGAGGTCACCAGAGAGCGACCGGGACAGGATCTGGTGCTGGACCGGCTGCTGGACCTGATGCTGGTTTCCGCGCTGCGCAGCTGGTTCGACAACCCCGACGCGGATGCCCCTGCCTGGTGCCGCGCACTGGACGATCCGGTGGTGGGTACTGCGCTGCGGCTGCTGCACGACACACCCGCCCGCCCTTGGACGGTGGCGGACCTGGCGGCCAAAGTGGGGGTATCGCGGGCAGCGCTCGCCCGGCGGTTCACGGCGCTGGTCGGCGCACCACCGATGGCCTACCTCGCGGACTGGCGGATCACCTTGGCCGCGGACCTGCTGCGGGAGACCGACGACACGGTGGGCACGATCGCCAGGAAGGTGGGCTACGCCAACGCCTTCGCGCTGAGCGTGGCGTTCAAGCGGCTGCGCGGCACGCGGCCCAGCGATCACCGGAGCTCGGAAACAACACAGTGGCGGGTCGGATGA
- a CDS encoding GNAT family N-acetyltransferase translates to MTDVSVRLAEASDQPVMERLWLLFGHDMSEISGALPNPDGTFRNDRLHAAFTQADWAPYLLTSGTSPVGLAFVRSLTAPTRVLNSFFVVRGARRTGVGLQAVQEVVAKHPGQWEVAFQESNTAAVAFWHRVATEIAGDAWTEERRPVPGRPELTPDTWITFNAPADTQG, encoded by the coding sequence ATGACCGACGTATCTGTGCGCCTCGCCGAAGCATCCGACCAACCGGTAATGGAGCGCCTCTGGTTGCTGTTCGGACACGACATGTCCGAGATCAGTGGCGCTCTGCCCAACCCCGACGGAACCTTCCGGAACGATCGGCTCCACGCCGCCTTTACGCAGGCCGACTGGGCGCCCTACCTCTTGACCAGTGGCACCTCCCCTGTCGGCCTCGCGTTCGTCCGCAGTCTGACAGCTCCGACGCGCGTGCTGAACAGCTTCTTCGTCGTCCGTGGGGCGCGCAGAACGGGGGTCGGGCTGCAAGCCGTTCAAGAGGTCGTGGCGAAACATCCGGGGCAATGGGAAGTCGCCTTCCAGGAGAGCAACACCGCCGCAGTCGCATTCTGGCATCGCGTTGCCACCGAGATTGCCGGCGACGCGTGGACCGAGGAACGCAGGCCAGTACCGGGTCGCCCAGAACTGACACCCGATACCTGGATCACGTTCAACGCCCCGGCTGATACCCAGGGCTGA
- the abc-f gene encoding ribosomal protection-like ABC-F family protein, which produces MYDAAIICSNLSFAWPDDTPVFTDLSFTMAAGRTGLVAPNGSGKSTLLKLIAGELRPATGSVSFNGTLGYLPQTLPLTGNLTVAEVLGIAAVIRALDAVESGDVSEEHFTTIGDDWDIEERTRAQLDRLGLVGLELTRSLSTLSGGQVVSLGLAAQLLRRPDVLLLDEPTNNLDLEARHRLYDVLADFNGCLLLVSHDRALLDRMERIAELTGDELRFYGGNFTEYQEAVRAEQEVAEKNIRNAEQELKREKREMQQARERAERRQSNAARNLKNAGLPRIFAGNMKRGAQESAGRAGQMHASRVSEAKSRLDEAGRALREEQRLTLELPGTQVPAGRNLFLGEGMQVHHSGQAVFTDGGVNLTIRGPERIALTGANGAGKTTLLRLITGDLEPDTGEITRGDGRIAYLSQRLDLLDLGRTVAENFAAFAPDRAEAERMNLLARFLFRGTRAHLPVGALSGGERLRATLACVLCAEPAPHLLLLDEPTNNLDLVSAGQLESALNSYQGAFMVISHDERFLAEIGVNRWLRITDGALKETGAPAV; this is translated from the coding sequence ATGTACGACGCTGCCATCATCTGCTCGAACCTCTCCTTCGCCTGGCCTGACGACACCCCGGTCTTCACGGATCTGTCCTTCACCATGGCTGCCGGTCGCACGGGTCTGGTCGCACCCAACGGTTCCGGCAAGAGCACGCTGCTCAAACTCATCGCCGGCGAACTCAGGCCCGCCACCGGCTCGGTTTCATTCAACGGAACGCTGGGCTACCTCCCGCAGACCCTCCCTCTGACCGGAAACCTCACGGTCGCCGAGGTGCTCGGCATCGCCGCCGTGATCCGCGCCCTCGACGCCGTCGAATCCGGGGACGTGAGCGAGGAGCACTTCACCACCATCGGTGACGACTGGGACATCGAGGAGCGAACCCGCGCCCAGCTCGACCGTCTCGGACTCGTCGGCCTGGAACTGACCCGGAGCCTGAGCACGCTCAGTGGCGGCCAGGTCGTCTCACTCGGCCTCGCCGCCCAACTGCTCAGGCGCCCCGATGTGCTGCTGCTCGACGAACCGACCAACAATCTCGACCTGGAAGCCCGGCACAGGCTCTACGACGTGCTGGCGGACTTCAACGGCTGCCTGCTGCTGGTCAGCCATGACCGCGCGCTGCTCGACCGCATGGAACGTATCGCCGAACTCACCGGCGACGAACTGCGCTTCTACGGAGGCAACTTCACCGAGTACCAGGAGGCCGTGCGTGCCGAGCAGGAGGTCGCGGAGAAGAACATCCGCAACGCCGAGCAGGAGCTGAAGCGGGAGAAGAGGGAGATGCAGCAGGCCCGCGAGCGGGCCGAGCGCCGCCAGAGCAACGCCGCCCGCAACCTCAAGAACGCGGGCCTGCCCCGTATCTTCGCCGGCAATATGAAGCGCGGCGCGCAGGAGTCCGCGGGCCGGGCCGGCCAGATGCACGCCTCCCGGGTCAGCGAGGCCAAGTCCCGGCTCGATGAGGCCGGACGCGCCCTGCGCGAGGAACAGCGGCTCACCCTTGAACTGCCCGGCACCCAGGTGCCCGCAGGACGCAACCTCTTCCTCGGCGAGGGGATGCAGGTGCACCACTCCGGTCAGGCCGTGTTCACCGACGGCGGCGTCAACCTGACCATCCGCGGCCCCGAGCGGATCGCGCTGACCGGGGCCAACGGTGCCGGAAAGACCACCCTGCTGCGACTGATCACCGGCGATCTCGAGCCGGACACCGGAGAGATCACCCGCGGTGACGGACGGATCGCCTATCTCTCGCAGCGCCTGGACCTGCTTGACCTGGGCCGTACCGTGGCGGAGAATTTCGCCGCCTTCGCCCCCGATCGGGCCGAGGCGGAGCGGATGAACCTGCTCGCCCGATTCCTCTTCCGGGGCACCCGCGCGCATCTGCCGGTGGGGGCGCTCTCCGGCGGTGAACGGCTGCGCGCCACCCTGGCATGCGTGCTGTGCGCCGAGCCGGCCCCCCATCTGCTCCTGCTCGACGAGCCGACGAACAACCTCGACCTGGTCAGTGCGGGCCAGCTCGAGAGCGCGCTGAACTCCTACCAGGGCGCCTTCATGGTGATCAGCCACGACGAGCGGTTCCTTGCCGAGATCGGGGTGAACCGCTGGCTGCGCATCACCGACGGAGCTCTCAAGGAGACCGGAGCACCCGCGGTGTGA
- a CDS encoding snapalysin family zinc-dependent metalloprotease, producing MPHSKWFAVAVTTAAITMIMMPAAHAAPTPATAAPVSISAATTLYYDDTRASGWEAAITAGVASWNANTSNVKLAKAQPGTRAEIQIVATSGWPQATLGPVRPGGLARVELGSLAVTEGHDKTRIAAHEIGHNLGLPDTKPGPCSQLMSGSSAGISCKNSVPNAAERSRVESAYAGRAATRTPSEGRLLVDAP from the coding sequence ATGCCCCACTCGAAGTGGTTCGCGGTAGCCGTCACCACTGCGGCCATCACTATGATCATGATGCCCGCGGCGCACGCCGCTCCTACGCCCGCAACGGCTGCACCGGTCAGCATTTCTGCAGCCACGACCCTCTACTACGACGACACCCGGGCCTCCGGCTGGGAAGCCGCCATCACGGCCGGAGTCGCCTCCTGGAACGCGAACACCAGCAACGTCAAGCTGGCGAAGGCGCAGCCGGGCACCCGCGCCGAGATACAGATCGTCGCCACCAGCGGTTGGCCGCAGGCCACGCTGGGCCCGGTCCGACCGGGCGGCCTTGCCCGGGTCGAACTCGGCAGCCTGGCGGTCACCGAGGGCCACGACAAGACCCGCATCGCCGCCCACGAGATCGGGCACAACCTCGGCCTGCCGGACACCAAGCCCGGGCCGTGCTCCCAGCTGATGTCAGGCTCCAGCGCCGGTATCAGTTGCAAGAACTCCGTCCCCAACGCGGCCGAACGGTCCCGCGTCGAGTCCGCCTACGCCGGCCGCGCCGCCACACGCACCCCGTCCGAAGGCCGCCTGCTGGTCGACGCACCCTGA
- a CDS encoding ABC-F family ATP-binding cassette domain-containing protein, with amino-acid sequence MPQPALLAHDLVRSLGDRRVLDGVSLTASPGHRIGLIGENGVGKSTLLRVLAGVDQPDAGSVRRPGDIGFLHQEMPFEAASSLTAVMDDALCEAREDVTELERLGEELARVPEEAPGHQDLLDAYSRRLEQAQDRESWDADRRAALMLDGLGLGAVGHDRTLGSLSGGQRSRLALAALLVRRPSALLLDEPTNHLDDSAAAFLEEQVRGLPGAVVVASHDRAFLDAVCTHLVDLDPSVDGPVRYGGNYSAYLGEKRAERQRWERRYAEEQEELEGLRHTAGVTAHLVAPGRERQDNEKMGYGHRAGRVQNQISRRVRNATRRLEELERTQAAEPPHPLRFAAGELAAPAEGDPRSLVSLRDVRVPGRLALDALEVSATDRLLVTGGNGAGKSTLLAVLAGRLAAEGEVRRRHRLTVGLLTQDTVFDRDDRTVHDTYEMLLGTARAEKVPLSSLGLMRSADVDKLVGHLSVGQRRRLALALLVARPPQLLLLDEPTNHLSPRLCDELEEAFNTGPGAIVLASHDRWLRRRWQGREIRLEPGRGQRESGQQPVAVGEHAPKRSPDTTGTEAPDQ; translated from the coding sequence GTGCCCCAGCCCGCTCTGCTCGCCCACGACCTCGTCCGAAGCCTCGGGGACCGACGTGTTCTCGACGGCGTCTCCCTGACCGCTTCCCCCGGACACCGCATCGGCCTGATCGGGGAGAACGGTGTCGGCAAATCCACCCTGCTGCGGGTTCTGGCCGGCGTGGACCAACCTGACGCCGGAAGCGTCAGGCGCCCCGGCGACATCGGCTTCCTGCACCAGGAGATGCCTTTCGAGGCCGCATCGTCCCTCACGGCCGTGATGGACGATGCGCTGTGCGAGGCCCGCGAGGACGTCACGGAGCTCGAACGGCTCGGCGAGGAGCTCGCCCGGGTCCCGGAGGAGGCCCCTGGCCATCAGGACCTCCTCGACGCCTACAGCAGGCGACTTGAGCAGGCACAGGACCGGGAGTCCTGGGACGCCGATCGCCGCGCGGCCCTGATGCTCGACGGGCTGGGCCTCGGCGCGGTCGGGCACGACCGGACACTTGGCTCCCTGTCCGGCGGACAGCGCAGCCGGCTCGCCCTGGCCGCGCTGCTGGTCCGACGGCCGTCGGCGCTGCTGCTGGACGAGCCGACCAACCACCTCGACGACAGCGCCGCCGCCTTCCTGGAGGAACAGGTCCGGGGCCTGCCCGGAGCAGTGGTGGTCGCCAGTCACGACCGGGCGTTCCTGGACGCTGTCTGCACCCACCTGGTCGACCTCGACCCGTCGGTGGACGGCCCGGTCCGCTATGGCGGCAACTACAGCGCCTACCTGGGTGAGAAGCGCGCCGAGCGGCAGCGCTGGGAGCGGCGGTACGCCGAGGAGCAGGAGGAACTGGAGGGACTACGTCACACGGCCGGCGTGACAGCGCACCTGGTCGCGCCGGGCCGGGAACGGCAGGACAACGAGAAGATGGGCTACGGCCACCGGGCCGGACGAGTGCAGAACCAGATCTCCCGCCGGGTGCGCAATGCCACGCGGCGGCTGGAGGAACTGGAGCGCACCCAGGCCGCCGAGCCACCGCACCCCCTGCGGTTCGCGGCCGGGGAGCTGGCCGCGCCGGCGGAGGGAGACCCGCGGTCCCTGGTGTCCCTGCGGGACGTACGGGTTCCCGGCCGACTCGCTCTGGACGCCCTGGAGGTGTCCGCAACCGACCGGCTGTTGGTCACGGGCGGCAACGGGGCGGGCAAGTCGACTCTGCTCGCCGTGCTCGCCGGACGGCTTGCCGCCGAGGGCGAGGTACGCAGGCGGCACCGGCTGACGGTGGGGCTGCTCACCCAGGACACCGTGTTCGACCGGGACGACCGCACGGTCCACGACACCTATGAGATGTTGCTGGGGACAGCTCGGGCCGAGAAGGTACCGCTGAGCTCGCTCGGTCTGATGCGCTCGGCCGACGTGGACAAACTCGTCGGCCATCTGTCCGTCGGCCAGCGCCGACGGCTCGCCCTGGCCCTCCTGGTGGCGCGGCCACCCCAGTTGCTGCTGCTCGACGAACCCACCAACCATCTCTCCCCACGCCTGTGCGACGAGCTGGAGGAGGCCTTCAACACCGGCCCCGGCGCAATCGTCCTGGCAAGCCACGACCGCTGGCTTCGCCGAAGGTGGCAGGGGCGCGAGATCCGGTTGGAGCCGGGACGCGGTCAGCGGGAGAGCGGGCAACAGCCCGTTGCCGTCGGGGAGCATGCTCCGAAGCGGTCGCCGGACACGACCGGGACCGAGGCGCCGGATCAGTGA
- a CDS encoding serine hydrolase: MEPTTEVLVTRGPAVVYETRTGAADVGKHFQIASLSKQFAAAAALLLAEDGTLALTDQLVDRVPGCPSSWAGITVHHLLTHTSGLPHWDPGPGPGPGPGPDPDTDTGPLPPPLSRVDTIAHVMRLLPLAEPGQRWHYSSPGYVLTALLVEHTTGRPYADILRERVLSPLGLSRTGTTAPGHRDGTGNGEMDPSCLPGAGDLWSTAGDLARWARALERGHLLGPDSLHRMFTSHIAPRIQYPMPLTVTGYGYGVFLGTLAGHPARFHHGDNPGHRSLLVRLPGQDTGIIVLTRDNHTDPYATLSALLATSALRL; this comes from the coding sequence ATGGAGCCGACCACAGAAGTGCTCGTGACCCGTGGCCCCGCAGTCGTGTACGAGACGCGCACGGGTGCTGCCGACGTGGGGAAGCACTTTCAGATTGCGTCCCTGAGCAAGCAGTTCGCCGCTGCCGCCGCGCTCCTCCTCGCCGAGGACGGAACCCTGGCCCTGACGGACCAACTGGTCGACCGGGTTCCCGGCTGCCCGTCGTCGTGGGCCGGCATCACCGTGCACCACCTGCTGACACACACCTCCGGTCTGCCCCACTGGGACCCCGGCCCCGGCCCCGGCCCCGGCCCCGGCCCCGACCCCGACACCGACACCGGCCCCCTCCCGCCACCGCTGTCCCGCGTGGACACCATCGCCCACGTCATGCGCCTGCTCCCATTGGCCGAGCCGGGGCAGCGATGGCACTACAGCAGCCCCGGATACGTCCTCACGGCCCTGCTGGTCGAGCACACCACCGGACGCCCCTACGCCGACATCCTGCGCGAACGGGTCCTCAGCCCGCTCGGCCTGTCCCGCACCGGCACCACTGCCCCGGGCCACCGGGACGGCACGGGCAACGGGGAGATGGACCCTTCCTGCCTCCCGGGCGCCGGCGACCTGTGGTCCACCGCCGGCGACCTCGCGCGCTGGGCCCGCGCACTGGAACGGGGCCACCTCCTCGGACCCGACTCCCTGCACAGGATGTTCACCTCCCACATCGCTCCCCGCATCCAGTACCCGATGCCGCTCACCGTCACGGGATACGGCTACGGGGTATTCCTCGGCACCTTGGCGGGGCACCCGGCACGCTTCCACCACGGAGACAACCCCGGTCACCGCTCACTCCTGGTCCGGCTTCCCGGCCAGGACACCGGCATCATCGTCCTCACCCGCGACAACCACACCGACCCGTACGCGACTCTTTCCGCCCTTCTCGCCACGTCGGCGCTCCGCCTGTGA
- a CDS encoding DUF402 domain-containing protein, with protein MTDSMAHPGRPVTVLRDGRLRAAGLRWGDVVAYDWGFEQQGQHYVQRSFVLLDDGMQINQPVLFPPEQQGWWYCDLVAVVEDSELIRVDDLWIDVIVGPPDHPYRLLDLDEYAKALADGQLSPAQAADGLIRSQRFLDRRLNRRHDVERSWPDFPPAEVKAVLSVDLPREWTLLEG; from the coding sequence ATGACTGACTCGATGGCACACCCGGGACGGCCGGTCACCGTCCTGCGGGACGGCAGACTTCGGGCCGCAGGCCTCAGGTGGGGGGACGTCGTCGCCTATGACTGGGGTTTTGAGCAGCAAGGACAGCACTATGTCCAACGCAGCTTCGTGTTGCTCGACGACGGGATGCAAATCAATCAGCCGGTCCTCTTTCCTCCTGAGCAGCAAGGCTGGTGGTACTGCGACCTGGTCGCCGTGGTCGAGGACAGCGAGCTGATACGGGTCGACGACCTGTGGATCGACGTCATCGTCGGGCCGCCCGACCACCCCTACCGCCTCCTCGACCTCGACGAATACGCCAAGGCACTGGCCGACGGCCAACTGAGCCCCGCACAGGCCGCGGACGGCTTGATCCGCAGCCAGCGGTTCCTGGACCGACGGCTGAACCGTCGGCACGACGTGGAGCGAAGCTGGCCGGACTTCCCGCCCGCCGAGGTCAAGGCCGTGCTGTCCGTCGACCTTCCTCGCGAATGGACGCTCTTGGAGGGCTGA
- a CDS encoding MFS transporter, with protein MTTRSEEPTAAPSPAGWGALLGREHGEVAATLAAGVALHAVNVYLAATILPSVTADIGGSNLYAWATTIFMFASVLGSTAASAVLGARGPRSSYRFAALLLAAGTVICALAPTMPVLLAGRLVQGVGGGLLFALSYAMVRITLNEALWPRAMALVSAMWGVATLVGPALGGLFAQLDFWRGAFWGLLPFLLFFAFWGAVRLPKGTAGESAPRIPWVSVSLLGLAVLLISAASISSRLAVNAAGLLAATLLLVAWLRRERRTTIRLIPAAAFGPDARLRLVYVTMALLVLASTVEVYVPYFGQRLQGLGPLAAGYLGAVLAAGWTLGSVVCSGMQHRRGLIIGSGPVFSLIGLVVLFFAGPVHSGAATTVVAAGAGLLLLGWGIGMAWPHLLTRVLQLTPEEDQDLAGSSVTTIQLTATAFGSALAGTVANVIGFSDDAEVTDLQSTARWMFGLFVLAPLAAVVTARRARR; from the coding sequence GTGACCACCAGAAGCGAGGAGCCGACTGCGGCACCGTCACCAGCCGGATGGGGAGCGTTGCTCGGCCGCGAACACGGGGAGGTCGCGGCGACGCTCGCGGCCGGAGTCGCGCTGCATGCCGTGAACGTCTACCTGGCGGCGACCATCCTGCCGTCGGTCACCGCCGACATCGGCGGATCGAATCTGTACGCCTGGGCCACCACGATCTTCATGTTCGCGTCCGTGCTCGGGTCGACGGCCGCGTCCGCCGTCCTCGGAGCCCGCGGCCCGCGCTCCAGCTACCGCTTCGCGGCACTGCTGCTCGCGGCCGGAACGGTGATCTGCGCACTCGCCCCGACGATGCCCGTCCTGCTGGCCGGACGCCTTGTCCAGGGCGTCGGAGGCGGGCTGCTCTTCGCTCTCTCCTACGCCATGGTCCGCATCACGCTGAACGAGGCACTGTGGCCGCGCGCCATGGCGCTCGTCTCCGCCATGTGGGGCGTCGCGACGCTCGTCGGCCCCGCACTCGGCGGCTTGTTCGCCCAACTCGATTTCTGGCGCGGCGCGTTCTGGGGACTTCTGCCATTCCTGCTCTTCTTCGCCTTCTGGGGCGCTGTGCGACTGCCCAAGGGGACGGCGGGGGAGTCGGCCCCGCGCATTCCCTGGGTGAGCGTGAGCCTGCTCGGCCTGGCCGTGCTCCTCATCTCCGCGGCCAGCATCTCGTCCCGGCTCGCCGTCAATGCCGCTGGTCTCCTGGCGGCCACGCTGCTCCTGGTCGCCTGGCTGCGACGTGAGCGGCGTACGACGATCCGGCTCATCCCGGCCGCCGCATTCGGCCCGGACGCGCGGCTGCGGCTCGTCTACGTCACGATGGCCCTGCTGGTGCTCGCCAGTACGGTCGAGGTCTACGTGCCCTACTTCGGGCAGCGGCTTCAAGGGCTCGGACCTCTGGCTGCCGGGTACTTGGGCGCCGTCCTGGCGGCGGGCTGGACGCTCGGCTCGGTCGTGTGCAGCGGCATGCAGCACCGCAGGGGGTTGATCATCGGCTCCGGCCCGGTCTTCTCCCTGATCGGGCTCGTCGTGCTCTTCTTCGCCGGCCCGGTGCACTCGGGCGCGGCCACGACCGTCGTGGCGGCGGGCGCCGGGCTGCTCCTGCTGGGCTGGGGCATCGGCATGGCATGGCCCCATCTGCTCACCCGGGTCCTGCAGTTGACGCCGGAGGAGGACCAGGACCTCGCCGGTTCCTCGGTCACGACGATCCAGCTCACCGCGACCGCCTTCGGCTCGGCGTTGGCCGGGACGGTCGCCAACGTGATCGGGTTCTCCGACGACGCGGAGGTCACCGACCTGCAGAGCACAGCACGCTGGATGTTCGGCCTGTTCGTGCTTGCACCGTTGGCCGCCGTGGTGACGGCGCGGCGCGCCCGCCGTTGA